Sequence from the Deltaproteobacteria bacterium IMCC39524 genome:
CATCGAACGCCGCGGCGGCATGCTGGTCCACGGTGCGATCATTGCCCGTGAATACGGAATCCCCTGTGTCACAGGCATTCCGGAGGCAACCAAAGTCATCAAGTCAGGAGACCAACTTACCGTCGACGGTTATCTCGGCATTGTCACGATTGATCGAGGTGAAGACTAAATCTTTTTGGGCTTAATCCGTATCCAACAAAAGATCTCTGAAGCCTTTGCTGATCGGCTCGTCACCCAGCCAGATACCGAAATATGCAATCGCAAAATCGGCCCCCGGGACATGTCCCAAAGGCTGTTCGTTGAGCCTAAGCTCGGTGCCCTTTCCAGGAAGGTAATTGATGCTGTAGCGATCGCCGGGTTTTACATCCCGAAAGAACCCGTAAAAAGTCTGTAACCGTTTTTCCAGTGCTTGATACTCTGCCGGCAAGAGATTGTCTTGCAGAAGCTTGTCTGAAGCCTCCGCAAAACCTTTGCCCTCAATCTCACGGAAATAGGAGAGCTCGAGTCTTTTCGGGATGTCGTTCGACCAACGCTTCCCGGGAACGCCCCTGGGAAGGTAGAGGGCCCCGGCGTAGACGTCGAACAACATCGCCCATTTCAAAACCGCGGCGCCATTAAGCTTAAACTCAGTTTGATCGACGACCAGAGTGTCACTGAAACGAACACCCTTGATCTCAAGCGCCTGAGCAAGACCGGTCATCGCGACAAGCATGACCACGACCAGCCAAAGTTTCTTAAATGAGGCAATTTTCCGCACGACTCGCTCCTTCACTCATGTTGTTACAGTTCTACCCATCATAACAGATGCTTGCCCACCACTGCACGCAGATGGCTCATTTTTCCTGTTAAACGTATGAAAACATTGCGCTTTATCAAAAATCGGCTAGAATTTTTAAGGTTTCCTATTTGACGTCAAGACAAATCCTTCAAACAGCGAAGCGGGATCGCGGATGAACGTTTTCTTCTTCAGCCTTATTGTGCTGCTGATCTATATGACCACGATTTTTGGGCTCGCACTGCGGCTCAAGGACAACAGCATTGTCGATGTGGCCTACGGCCTTGCCTTCGTTCTGACCTGCAGCTCGGCTTTTCTGGTTTATGGCGATGGTCACGCCCGACAGTGGCTGGTGGTCTCCCTCATCACAATCTGGGGGCTGCGTCTCGCTTGTCACATCTTTCTGCGCAAACAGGGCGAGGGCGAGGATTTCCGTTATCGCCAATGGCGCGAAGAGTGGGGCGACACCTTCATCTGGCGCAGCTTTCTGCAAATTTTCATGCTGCAGGGGACGGTGATCTTTCTGGTCGCCCTGCCAGCCTTGCTGGTCATCAACAGCCCGGGGGGAAAGCTCGGTGCCTTCGATGGTGCAGGACTGCTGGTCTGGTTGTTCGGCTTCGGCTTTGAGGCAATCGGCGATTGGCAGCTTTTGGGGTTCAAGCGCAAGCCTGAGAACCGCGGCAAAATCATCCAGAGCGGCCTCTGGCGCTACACGCGACATCCGAATTATTTTGGTGAAGCCGTGCTCTGGTGGGGTTTGCTCCTGATCGCCCTCAAGGTTCCATATGGGGCGGTGGCGGTGCTCAGCCCGCTACTCATCGACTTTTTATTGTTAAAAGTTTCCGGAATCCCCATGCTTGAAGCCAAGTATCAGAACAATCCGGAATTTTCTGCTTACAAAGAGCGAACCAATGCTTTCTTTCCCTGGTTTCCAAAGCCCGGAGGTTTGAATGACTGAAGCACGCGATAAGCCGACCCAAGGTCAAAAAATTGCCGTGATCGGTGGTGGGGTTGCCGGCATCGTCGCGGCTCATCTGTTGCAAAAGCGATATGACGTGACGCTCTTCGAACAGAATGATTATCTTGGCGGGCACACTCACACCATCGAAATCAAAGAAGGCCCCGATGCCGGACTGGCGGTTGATACCGGTTTCATCGTCCTCAACGATGCCACCTACCCCCTGTTTCGAAAATTCCTTGCCCAACTGGGAGTCGAAGCACGGGTTTCGGAGATGTCCTTTGGTTTCCAATGTTGGCAGACCGGCCTGGTTTATGCCGGCACGGACTTCAACGGCCTGTTCGCCCAGCGGCGCAACCTGTTCAGTCCAGCATTTTACCGCTTCCTGCTGGAGATTGTGCGATTCAACAAACAGGCTCAGGAGGATCTCGACAAGGGTGACATTTCCCAGGTCACTCTCGGCGAATATCTGGAGAAAGGGGGTTACTCACCCTTTATGATCGATAACTACCTGATGCCGATGGCCGCAGCAATCTGGTCCACACCAACGATGCAGATCCATGCTTTCCCGGCTGGCCCGTTTCTACACTTTTTCCGAAACCATGGCTTACTCTCTTTTCGCAATCGCGCCCTCTGGCGAACCGTGGTTGGCGGAAGCCATGCCTACGTTAAAGCTTTTGCCAAGGGTTTCAAGGGGAGGTTGCATCTTGATTCAGCGGTGCGGGGTGTCCATCGTGAAGAAGGGCAAGTTCGGCTCACTTTCTCAGATGACGAGGCACAGACCTTTGATCAAGTCGTGATCGCCACCCACGCCGATCAGGCCTTTCGCCTATTGCAAGATGCGACTGAACTCGAGCAAGAGTTGCTTTCACCCTGGCAATACCAGCTCAACCAAACTGTTCTGCACACGGACTCATCGATCTTGCCGATCCGCAAACACGCCTGGGCTGCCTGGAATTTTACCCGCGAGGCGAGAGAAGAGGAGGATCGCCCCGTTTATGTGACCTACTACATGAACCGCCTGCAGGGGTTAAGGGCGCAGAACGATTATTGCGTCACCCTCAATCGCGGCGAAGCTTTCAAACCGGACACCGTGATTGCCGAGATGGCTTACCATCACCCGCTTTACAGCTTCGCTTCGATGGCGACACAAGCGAAGTTGCCGCAGCTCAATGGTTGTAAGAACACCTATTTCTGCGGCAGTTATTTCGGCTACGGTTTTCATGAAGATGCCGTCAGGTCGGGTGTCGACGTGGCCAAAGCATTCGGACTTGAGTTATGAATTCGAAAATTTATCTCGGTGAAGTCACGCACGCTAGGCTTTCGCCGGTCAAGCACAGCTTCCGCTATCCGGTTTATTTTTACGCCTTCCAGCTGGAAGACCTTCCCGAGCTTGCGAAGCAAACCATGTTGTTTGGTTATAACCAGCGACGTCCGGTTGCTGTTCATGACAAGGACTACCTGGCCCCTGGTGAAGCTCCGATTCGCGAAAAAGTTGAAGAGGTTCTCACCCATGCCGGCATGACCTTTCCCCTGGGTAAAGTCATCCTGGTCACAGCGGCACGATTTTTCAATTACATCTTCAATCCGATCAGCTTTTTCTACTGCCACGACAAGGATGGCCTTCTGGTCTGCATCATTGCCCAGGTGCGTAACACCTTCGGTGAGATGCACCTCTATCTGCTCGATGCGAAAGGGTCAGAAAAAGTTGATGGCCGATTGCTCTTCCGTGCTGACAAGCAGTTCCACGTCTCACCCTTTTTCCCCGTCCGGGGACACTATGAATTTCGGCTGACCGAGCCGGATCAAGCCATCGATAATACGCTCAACTACCATGTCAATGACCAGCTGGCTCTGGTCGCCCGGATCCATGGACAGGCCAAGCCCTTGACCAGAGACAGCCTGGCAAGAACCATCATTGCCCACCCCATCGGCGCTAGCCTGACCATGCCCAGGATTCTCTGGCAGGCGGCCAAACTTCATTGGCAGAGGAGGCTCCCCGTGTATCACAAACCGGTTCCCGATAGCGTCATGACCATACGACCCGTACCAGCGACCTTGATTGATCGGATCGGCTTTAAAATGGTCACGGGCTTTTTGTCACGCCTACCGCAGGGCGAAATTAAATTGAAGACTCCCGACGATTTGCATTATTGCTTCGGTGAGGCAGGGGCCTCTCCGTCGATAAAGCTGGCCGTCAAGGAGTTCCAGTTCTTCCGCCGCGTCATGCTCTCCGGCGACATCGGTTTCGGTGAAGCCTACACCGATGGTGACTGGACCACGTCTGACCTGCCTGGCCTGTTGACACTGCTCGCCGAGAACGAAGATGTAATGGATGACCGCAGTATCATGTCGTCCCTCATGGGTCGACTGGTCAACTACTTCCGGCACCTGCAACGACCCAACACCATCAGGGGCAGCGCCCGCAACATCAAGGAACATTACGACCTGAGCAACGCCTTCTTCGCTACCTTCCTCGACCAGACCATGACCTATTCGTGCGCGCGGTTTATAAACGGGGACGAAACTTTGGAACAGGCACAGCGGAACAAACTTCAGTCAATCATTGCCAAGACCGGGATCGGAGCAGACGACCATGTCCTCGAAATCGGCTGCGGCTGGGGCAGTTTTGCCATTGAAGCCGTGCAACAGACCGGCTGCCGTGTCACGGGGATCACCGTATCCAGGGAGCAGCTCGAGTTTGCCCGCCAGCGCGTTTTGGACGCGGGCCTTGAGGAGCGGATTGAACTCAAGTTCTGCGACTACCGGCATATCGAAGGGGAGTATTCAAAAATCGTCTCGATCGAGATGCTCGAAGCTGTCGGCCATGCCGGGTTAAAACCTTTTTTTGCGGCCTGTGATAAAGCCCTGCAACCCGGCGGTCGCGCCATGATCCAGGTCATTACCATACCTGATCGCAAATATAATGCGTATCGCTACAGTTCCGACTGGATCCGCAAACATATCTTCCCCGGTGGGCATGTCCCCTCTGTCGGGGCACTCACTAAAGCCATGGCGAGTGGATCGAACCTGCACCTGGACAACCTCGAACAACATGGACTGGATTACGCCGAGACCCTTGATCGCTGGCGCCAGACCATGCTTGCACGGCGGCAGGAAATCCTTGCGCTTGGCTATGACGAGGCCTTTCTGCGTAAGTGGGACTACTATTTCGCCTACTGCCAGGCCGGCTTCGCCGCCAACATCATCGACCTGGCACAAATGGTTTTGAGCAAACCGGAACACTCCTCAAGGACCGACTGATGTGCCTGCCACCCCTTGCAACCAAACTTCTCAATGTCTCTATCTACCAGGCCGGCTGGTTCTGCTGCGTGCTCGGCGCAGGCTGGGGCTTTCCGACCTCCGGCGCGCTGGTTGGATTGTTGCTTGCCGGTTTGCATCTGCTGTTGGCCGTATCCCGAAAAAACGAGGCGTTATTGATGTTCGCGGCCTGCCTGCTCGGAATCCTGGTTGACTCCCTTCAGCAAGGCTTCGGCTTGTTTACCTTCACACGCGATGCCGCCTGGCCATTGTGGCTGCCTCTCTGGGTGTTTGTGATCTGGGCGCAGTTCGCCACACTCTTCCACTACGCTTTGCACTGGCTATCGGGACGCTACCTGCTTGCGGCAATCTTCGGCCTGGTTGGCGGGCCATTCGCTTATTGGGCTGGCATTAGAATGGGTGCCGCCTCTTTCGGTGACAACCCGACCCTCACGGTTGTGACCCTGGCCATAGTTTGGGCCCTGGTCACGCCGTTGCTCTGTCGGCTGAGTGATTTAATCGATAAAGAAGAGGGTCGTTATCGATTGGGCAGAGATAAATAATGCTCAGTTGAGCCAGCGACCGACCTGGTAGCTGATCGAAGCGACCAGACTGCAGAGAACAACTCCCCAGGCGATATCGATAAAAACAATCTTGATCGGCCAATCTTTAAGCGTCGCAAGATTCGTCAGATCATAGGTCGCATAGGTAAAGAAACCAAACAGGGCACCCCAGACAAGAGCTTTGAACAAAGACATCTCGGCCAGGGCCGGCCTGACCGCAAACAGAATGATGCCGGCGATGTAGATAAAGTAGAAAGCAAAGGCTGCCGGCCAGTTCACCTCGGGGCTGAGCAAGTGGCCGAGGTTCTTCTGGTAAAGACCCTTGGCAATCACACCCAGCCAGAGCAGGTCAATTGCAAAAAAGACCGGGATCGTCAGGAGGTAGAGTTTCAGATAGAACCAGGTATTCATAAAGAACTCCCACTAAAAAGGATTGTACAACTGCAGTACAATCGGATGCGGGTTTAGATAGAGCCGCGACCTTGACAGAAACTTCAGAAGAGTGAAATTCAAGGCAGAGTTATCTGCGGGCTGTCGCTGCCAATCAGTTTCAGGGCTTTTTCGATTTTAAAATAGACGAGAAATTTTGGCCCCTTGGCTTCGTCTTCTTCGGGGGTCAAGCAACGTCTTGTCATCTGATTCATCAACTCAAGATCCTGATCCTCCCGATCCTTCTTGAGAAACAGACGAAGACCTTTGTAGCCACGTTCTGCTTCGATAAAAAGATACGTGGCATACGGGTTTTCCTGAAGATTGTGATGGGTAAGCCGGTCGCGCATGATAAACGCAATTGTCCCGTCTGCCATGACATGTGGTCTTGCATAAATCGCGGAATCAACTTTACCGACGCTGTCAGCGGTGGACATAACACCAACGCCACTTGCATTTTCAAAATAATCTTGCAATTGCATGATTGCTCTCCTGGTAGGTTTCAAAGTTTCTTTAATCTTAACCGATAAGAGCAAAGGTACAATCCATGCTTCCCCAAAGGCCACCTGGCACAGAAAACACAAAAAAGCCTCAACACTATGATTAGTGCTGAGGCCCTTCTTTAAATGGCGCGCTGCGGAAGATTCGAACGCCCGACTTTCTGATCCGAAATCAGTATCGAGTTCTTCTTTTGCGCCAAGCATCTAACATTTAGGATCTATTTGTTCAGTATTGAGTCGTTGTGCCCCCGATTCGAAGGTCTTCAATAGGGCCACTCTGCCTGGCCTCCCTCAAGGATGAGCAGGCGGGATTCAGAAACTCCCTGTTCTTTAAGATAGTCATAAGTCCGTTTCGCTCCGCCTCCGCCACGGGGACAGATAATCGTGACAGGCTCCATGCTTGCTTTCGCCTGCTCTACAACCCCCTGTAGCTTCTGCCTGTCCTGCTCCGATTTAACCGGGTAAGCGTAGGTCGCAATGGCCTTCTCGATATGGTGCTCAGAAAATTCGTCTTCGACCTGGATGTCAAGCAAAAGACCCTGCTGGTTTGTCTCAATCCTTTTCTGCAGTTCTGCAGCACTGATATACTGATAATCTCTCGCCATAGCAGAAGTTGAAATAACGAGAATCCCCACCAACAAGAAGATAATTTTTTTCACAGGTTTTTCCTTTCAAGATAATTTGCAATGATTGTGTGTGTTCAGTTGCTTCCCAAGGTGCAAAAAGTATCTGATATTGACATCGGATAAGCAAACCGATAATTTCGATATTGTAAATATCAGGTATTGACTATCTCAATAGGAGTGCGTGTGAATTTTCGTCAGCTTGAGCTCTTTATTGCCATTACCGAAACAGGCAGTTTTTCGCGAGGCGCGGAAGCTGTCCTCTTAACCCAGTCAACCGTTAGTCAGCATATGGCAGCTCTTGAAAATGAACTGGGCACAGAGCTGTTTGACCGAATTGGCCGCGGCGTCGTTCTGACTGCAGGAGGAGAGAAGTTTCTTGTCCACGCCAGGCGGATTCTCGCGGAGCGTGATGTGTTGCGCCAATCGATGGCCAGCTTTCAGGGGCTGGAGAATACTCTGCTGAAGATTGGTGCCAGCAATGTTCCGGCAAATTATCTGATCCCGCCGGTATTGCCTGCACTGAAGCAGAAACATCCCGGGATCACCCTCACCATGTTGACAGGTGACTCCCGCGAGATGATCGCTTGTCTCGAAAAATCAGAAATTGAACTCGCCGTAGTCGGCAGTTACCTGAGTACAAAGAAGATCGAATTCACTCCCCTCATCGCTGATTCGTTGACACTCATCGTCGGCCCGAACCACCGTTGGGCAAAAAGGGACTCACTCTCCCTGGCCGAACTTATCTCTGAACCCTGCGTAGTCCGTGAAGAGGGCTCGGGTAGTGGGCAGGCTTTGCATGATGCATTAAGCCATCGAGGCCTGAATCCGGAAGAGCTCACGATCGGCGCACGACTCGGCAGTAACGAGGCTGTGTTACAGGCTGTTGCCGAAGGATTCGGGTGCGCTTTTGTTTCTGAGCTCTCCGTAAACCATAATCTTGGTGCGGGAGAGATTTGTAAGGTCAAAGTCGATGGTTTGACTGTGGACAGGCAGATTTGGCTGGCGAACTTAAAATCTCGCTCCCAGTCGCCAGCATCCAAGACTTTCAAAGAGGTGCTGATGAAATTCTATTACTGATTGCCAATTCTATTGCTCAACCGAAACTTGAGAAACAAAAAGGGAGTTAGACAAATTGTCTAACTCCCTAATCTTAAATGGCGCGCCGCGGAAGATTCGAACTCCCGACCTTCTGATCCGTAGTCAGACGCTCTATCCAGCTGAGCTAGCGGCGCAAACGAACACGGTTTATCGCTTACATCCAGATTAAAGTCAAGCCTTTTCAAGCTTAACATAAAACTGGCGGAGAGGGAGGGATTCGAACCCTCGGTACAGTTGCCCGTACAACACCTTAGCAGGGTGCCACCATCGGCCGCTCGGTCACCTCTCCGCTATTCACAATTTTTGCGGACGCACAGTGTAATGCTGTCGTCCGCGTTTTTCAATCGCTCGTCTTGCAACGTTTGCTCTGTTGTGAATTCAAAAAAACAGAACAAATATGAAAATGGCGGAGGAGGTAGGATTCGAACCCACGGACGCTTGCGCATCAACGGTTTTCAAGACCGCCGCCTTCGGCCTCTCGGCCACTCCTCCGTTTTTATTTATCTAGACCCGCATTTGTAATACAAACTGCGAATCGTAATCAACCGATTTTTTCAATACCGCCCATATAAGGACGTAAAACTTCCGGAATCACCACCGAACCGTCTTCCTGCTGGTAGTTTTCCAACACCGCAACCAGGGTACGACCGACAGCCAGACCCGAACCATTCAGGGTATGAACGAATTCCGGCTTGCTGCCTGCCTCCCGGCGAAAACGGATACTTGC
This genomic interval carries:
- a CDS encoding chalcone isomerase family protein gives rise to the protein MRKIASFKKLWLVVVMLVAMTGLAQALEIKGVRFSDTLVVDQTEFKLNGAAVLKWAMLFDVYAGALYLPRGVPGKRWSNDIPKRLELSYFREIEGKGFAEASDKLLQDNLLPAEYQALEKRLQTFYGFFRDVKPGDRYSINYLPGKGTELRLNEQPLGHVPGADFAIAYFGIWLGDEPISKGFRDLLLDTD
- a CDS encoding DUF1295 domain-containing protein, yielding MNVFFFSLIVLLIYMTTIFGLALRLKDNSIVDVAYGLAFVLTCSSAFLVYGDGHARQWLVVSLITIWGLRLACHIFLRKQGEGEDFRYRQWREEWGDTFIWRSFLQIFMLQGTVIFLVALPALLVINSPGGKLGAFDGAGLLVWLFGFGFEAIGDWQLLGFKRKPENRGKIIQSGLWRYTRHPNYFGEAVLWWGLLLIALKVPYGAVAVLSPLLIDFLLLKVSGIPMLEAKYQNNPEFSAYKERTNAFFPWFPKPGGLND
- a CDS encoding FAD-dependent oxidoreductase; amino-acid sequence: MTEARDKPTQGQKIAVIGGGVAGIVAAHLLQKRYDVTLFEQNDYLGGHTHTIEIKEGPDAGLAVDTGFIVLNDATYPLFRKFLAQLGVEARVSEMSFGFQCWQTGLVYAGTDFNGLFAQRRNLFSPAFYRFLLEIVRFNKQAQEDLDKGDISQVTLGEYLEKGGYSPFMIDNYLMPMAAAIWSTPTMQIHAFPAGPFLHFFRNHGLLSFRNRALWRTVVGGSHAYVKAFAKGFKGRLHLDSAVRGVHREEGQVRLTFSDDEAQTFDQVVIATHADQAFRLLQDATELEQELLSPWQYQLNQTVLHTDSSILPIRKHAWAAWNFTREAREEEDRPVYVTYYMNRLQGLRAQNDYCVTLNRGEAFKPDTVIAEMAYHHPLYSFASMATQAKLPQLNGCKNTYFCGSYFGYGFHEDAVRSGVDVAKAFGLEL
- a CDS encoding DUF1365 family protein gives rise to the protein MNSKIYLGEVTHARLSPVKHSFRYPVYFYAFQLEDLPELAKQTMLFGYNQRRPVAVHDKDYLAPGEAPIREKVEEVLTHAGMTFPLGKVILVTAARFFNYIFNPISFFYCHDKDGLLVCIIAQVRNTFGEMHLYLLDAKGSEKVDGRLLFRADKQFHVSPFFPVRGHYEFRLTEPDQAIDNTLNYHVNDQLALVARIHGQAKPLTRDSLARTIIAHPIGASLTMPRILWQAAKLHWQRRLPVYHKPVPDSVMTIRPVPATLIDRIGFKMVTGFLSRLPQGEIKLKTPDDLHYCFGEAGASPSIKLAVKEFQFFRRVMLSGDIGFGEAYTDGDWTTSDLPGLLTLLAENEDVMDDRSIMSSLMGRLVNYFRHLQRPNTIRGSARNIKEHYDLSNAFFATFLDQTMTYSCARFINGDETLEQAQRNKLQSIIAKTGIGADDHVLEIGCGWGSFAIEAVQQTGCRVTGITVSREQLEFARQRVLDAGLEERIELKFCDYRHIEGEYSKIVSIEMLEAVGHAGLKPFFAACDKALQPGGRAMIQVITIPDRKYNAYRYSSDWIRKHIFPGGHVPSVGALTKAMASGSNLHLDNLEQHGLDYAETLDRWRQTMLARRQEILALGYDEAFLRKWDYYFAYCQAGFAANIIDLAQMVLSKPEHSSRTD
- a CDS encoding DUF2878 domain-containing protein; this encodes MCLPPLATKLLNVSIYQAGWFCCVLGAGWGFPTSGALVGLLLAGLHLLLAVSRKNEALLMFAACLLGILVDSLQQGFGLFTFTRDAAWPLWLPLWVFVIWAQFATLFHYALHWLSGRYLLAAIFGLVGGPFAYWAGIRMGAASFGDNPTLTVVTLAIVWALVTPLLCRLSDLIDKEEGRYRLGRDK
- a CDS encoding DUF2177 family protein, which encodes MNTWFYLKLYLLTIPVFFAIDLLWLGVIAKGLYQKNLGHLLSPEVNWPAAFAFYFIYIAGIILFAVRPALAEMSLFKALVWGALFGFFTYATYDLTNLATLKDWPIKIVFIDIAWGVVLCSLVASISYQVGRWLN
- a CDS encoding pyridoxamine 5'-phosphate oxidase family protein translates to MQLQDYFENASGVGVMSTADSVGKVDSAIYARPHVMADGTIAFIMRDRLTHHNLQENPYATYLFIEAERGYKGLRLFLKKDREDQDLELMNQMTRRCLTPEEDEAKGPKFLVYFKIEKALKLIGSDSPQITLP
- a CDS encoding rhodanese-like domain-containing protein, with the translated sequence MKKIIFLLVGILVISTSAMARDYQYISAAELQKRIETNQQGLLLDIQVEDEFSEHHIEKAIATYAYPVKSEQDRQKLQGVVEQAKASMEPVTIICPRGGGGAKRTYDYLKEQGVSESRLLILEGGQAEWPY
- a CDS encoding selenium metabolism-associated LysR family transcriptional regulator encodes the protein MNFRQLELFIAITETGSFSRGAEAVLLTQSTVSQHMAALENELGTELFDRIGRGVVLTAGGEKFLVHARRILAERDVLRQSMASFQGLENTLLKIGASNVPANYLIPPVLPALKQKHPGITLTMLTGDSREMIACLEKSEIELAVVGSYLSTKKIEFTPLIADSLTLIVGPNHRWAKRDSLSLAELISEPCVVREEGSGSGQALHDALSHRGLNPEELTIGARLGSNEAVLQAVAEGFGCAFVSELSVNHNLGAGEICKVKVDGLTVDRQIWLANLKSRSQSPASKTFKEVLMKFYY